A genomic stretch from Pseudomonadota bacterium includes:
- a CDS encoding DegT/DnrJ/EryC1/StrS family aminotransferase, translated as SHLKDGISCPAGESVYHLYVIRVGNRDRLQAKLAEAGIETGIHYPVPLHLAPCFKELGGRQGDFPVAERAAGEILSLPMSPFITLEQQEYVVENVNRWGESV; from the coding sequence AGTCATCTCAAGGACGGTATTTCTTGCCCGGCAGGAGAGAGCGTCTATCACCTGTATGTCATCCGGGTGGGGAACCGGGACCGGCTGCAGGCCAAACTCGCCGAGGCAGGGATCGAGACGGGCATCCATTATCCGGTTCCCCTCCATCTGGCGCCATGTTTCAAGGAACTTGGCGGCAGACAGGGTGATTTCCCGGTGGCCGAACGGGCGGCCGGGGAGATTCTGTCCCTGCCCATGTCGCCGTTCATCACTTTGGAACAGCAGGAATATGTGGTCGAAAACGTAAACAGATGGGGTGAGTCGGTATGA